The following coding sequences are from one Treponema bryantii window:
- a CDS encoding carbohydrate ABC transporter permease, whose amino-acid sequence MNKKNLILISKACLLLSVLGYCIPVFDEANGFAAFIYFLGAGEGALYTSIGVALIISFLAIAASIVFSSIYFIRGKKDNYTSSAAVVDWALMGLVIISTLFAFIAVKKFTDEDVDLSAGFYFMIYGIAAYVILYLYSTLLGENLSTKKEEKRAYWMLSLPAIVFYFGVMTFPSIFSVVLSLTNYSGGSLFEAGALKFVGLKNYMKVFSDQYFYISLKNNFWIVLVSVFGQLPLGFFLAYVLTRGLVKGRDFFQTMIYLPCVISTVVIGILFQTFFSSHGAWTEIMKWFNPAYEWTMNSQPMIPVLFVILWMYTGTYLIIFMANLQKIDPQIMEAATIDGATEWQVLWHIIFPELSGVFVISAILAISGSLKSFDLIYVMTGGGPAKQTYVLSLYMFDKAFRGASDYPMANTISTIMVVISLILIGIVKTLEKKFGAKEE is encoded by the coding sequence ATGAATAAAAAGAACCTGATCCTTATTAGCAAGGCCTGTCTCCTGCTTTCTGTGCTGGGCTACTGTATTCCAGTTTTTGATGAAGCAAACGGATTTGCTGCATTTATATATTTCCTTGGTGCCGGAGAGGGTGCTTTGTATACTTCGATTGGAGTTGCACTTATTATAAGCTTTCTGGCAATTGCTGCTTCTATCGTATTTTCTTCTATTTATTTTATTCGTGGGAAAAAAGATAATTACACTTCATCAGCTGCAGTGGTCGACTGGGCTTTAATGGGGCTTGTGATTATTTCAACTCTTTTTGCTTTTATTGCAGTAAAAAAGTTTACCGATGAAGATGTTGATTTATCAGCAGGCTTTTATTTTATGATTTACGGAATTGCAGCTTATGTAATTCTTTATTTGTATTCAACTCTGCTTGGTGAAAATCTATCAACAAAAAAAGAAGAAAAGCGTGCATACTGGATGCTTTCTCTTCCTGCAATTGTATTCTACTTTGGAGTAATGACTTTTCCATCAATTTTCTCCGTTGTTCTGAGTCTTACAAATTATTCAGGTGGATCACTTTTTGAAGCTGGTGCTTTAAAGTTTGTTGGCCTGAAAAATTATATGAAGGTATTCTCAGATCAGTATTTCTATATCTCTCTGAAAAATAACTTCTGGATTGTTTTAGTTTCTGTTTTTGGTCAGCTTCCTCTTGGTTTCTTCCTTGCTTATGTTTTGACACGTGGGCTTGTAAAGGGCAGAGACTTCTTCCAGACTATGATATATCTTCCTTGTGTAATTTCTACAGTAGTAATCGGTATTTTGTTCCAGACCTTCTTTTCTTCTCACGGAGCCTGGACAGAAATCATGAAGTGGTTTAATCCAGCTTATGAATGGACAATGAACTCACAGCCAATGATTCCGGTTCTGTTTGTAATTTTGTGGATGTACACGGGAACTTACTTAATCATCTTTATGGCAAACCTTCAGAAGATTGATCCTCAGATTATGGAGGCAGCAACTATAGACGGTGCAACTGAGTGGCAGGTACTCTGGCATATCATATTCCCTGAGCTTTCCGGTGTATTTGTTATCAGTGCAATTCTTGCAATTTCCGGTTCGTTGAAATCTTTTGACCTTATCTACGTTATGACTGGCGGAGGTCCTGCAAAGCAGACTTATGTTCTTTCTCTTTATATGTTTGATAAGGCATTCCGCGGTGCTTCAGATTATCCTATGGCAAATACAATTTCTACAATCATGGTTGTAATCAGTCTTATCCTGATTGGAATTGTAAAAACACTGGAAAAGAAATTTGGCGCAAAGGAAGAATAG
- a CDS encoding carbohydrate ABC transporter permease → MNVFEKKGPKHIIAQTIIYIILIFFTFMALYPIFWLLFSSFKTTQEYQMTSKLALPQVWWWRNYVDAWIRGKFGSLFLNSLFYTGISTIAILYFSIAAGFAFAKLPNKSTGVIYKSFVIGVLITLQCIMIPLFFMANWTGLYDTRLGVLICYIGIGMPMGIYLTTEFIRSIPTSLVESARIDGAPYLQIFFDIIFPMSKPVGITLAILTITGTWNEFMLINILASSEKIKSLPVGVQKFSGALASDYGKQFAALMISIIPIIIFYGIFRKQITKGVAAGAVKG, encoded by the coding sequence ATGAATGTATTTGAAAAGAAAGGTCCAAAGCATATTATTGCTCAGACTATTATTTATATTATTTTGATTTTCTTTACCTTTATGGCATTGTATCCGATTTTCTGGCTTCTGTTTTCATCTTTCAAAACAACTCAGGAATATCAGATGACAAGTAAGCTTGCACTTCCGCAGGTATGGTGGTGGAGAAACTATGTTGATGCCTGGATACGAGGAAAGTTTGGAAGTCTGTTTTTGAACAGCCTTTTTTATACCGGTATTTCTACAATTGCAATTCTGTATTTTTCTATTGCTGCGGGATTTGCATTTGCAAAACTTCCGAATAAATCTACAGGTGTTATCTACAAGTCGTTTGTTATTGGAGTTCTGATTACATTGCAGTGTATTATGATTCCTCTGTTCTTTATGGCAAACTGGACAGGACTATATGATACAAGACTTGGAGTTCTTATTTGTTATATCGGTATAGGTATGCCAATGGGAATCTACCTTACTACAGAGTTTATCCGCAGTATTCCTACTTCTCTTGTTGAATCTGCCAGAATTGACGGGGCTCCATACCTTCAGATTTTCTTTGATATCATATTCCCAATGTCAAAGCCGGTTGGAATCACTCTGGCAATTCTTACGATTACCGGAACCTGGAATGAATTCATGCTGATAAATATTCTTGCCAGCAGCGAAAAGATTAAGTCTCTGCCGGTCGGTGTACAGAAGTTCTCTGGAGCATTAGCTTCGGATTACGGTAAACAGTTTGCAGCTCTTATGATCAGCATTATTCCGATTATTATCTTCTATGGTATTTTCAGAAAGCAGATTACTAAAGGTGTTGCGGCTGGTGCTGTTAAAGGTTAA
- a CDS encoding ROK family transcriptional regulator yields MHVNNDYQRNANLSRVFETVWKNPNFSRIDIARKLELYRSTVSNIIGTLVESNLICEGERGIPTEKGGRKPVFLSVNPDFGCVIGIEIQLDCYHVAVVSFDGRTVHEDDGKTPVNPDLLDKPEELFVYMVDTIIKSIQEDVNINPLRPLAISIGLPGIIDIDNGVIKYSAPFRLKEFDYATVLGKRYGIPLFMENDARCCSWLQLALNKSSDKKDFLCVLARNYAGNPLLSYPESYGKGIGVGLSITMNGRVINGRNYGVGEYISRSWTTYQKGQTGLPEAVLKTVDSVEDSYAEWIKDLFGTLTMMVPLLEPETVFVHGQPKFRRDFMLEVIKKNVPQFTSIMDYCGSELVIMDDDAFGISKGAALMCIQKLYEVQILEAKPSYSILKWDELFDLHKRSRSKSLLEF; encoded by the coding sequence ATGCACGTAAATAATGACTATCAGCGCAATGCGAATCTTTCACGCGTGTTTGAGACCGTGTGGAAGAATCCAAACTTTAGCAGAATTGATATTGCAAGAAAACTTGAACTTTATCGTTCTACAGTTTCGAATATTATTGGAACGCTGGTTGAGTCTAATCTGATTTGCGAAGGAGAGAGAGGAATTCCAACAGAGAAGGGAGGCCGTAAGCCGGTTTTCCTTTCTGTGAATCCTGATTTTGGCTGCGTGATAGGAATTGAGATTCAGCTTGATTGTTATCATGTGGCTGTAGTTTCTTTTGATGGAAGAACTGTTCATGAGGATGACGGAAAAACTCCGGTAAATCCTGATTTATTAGACAAGCCTGAAGAACTTTTTGTTTATATGGTTGATACAATAATCAAAAGTATTCAGGAAGATGTTAATATAAATCCCCTTCGGCCGCTTGCAATCAGCATTGGTCTTCCTGGTATTATTGATATTGATAATGGCGTTATAAAGTATTCTGCACCATTCCGTCTTAAAGAATTTGATTATGCGACTGTACTTGGAAAGCGCTATGGTATTCCTCTCTTTATGGAAAACGATGCCCGCTGCTGTTCATGGCTTCAGCTTGCTTTGAATAAATCTTCTGATAAAAAAGATTTTCTGTGTGTACTTGCAAGAAACTATGCAGGTAACCCTTTGCTGTCTTATCCTGAAAGTTATGGGAAAGGTATCGGTGTAGGTCTTTCGATTACTATGAATGGTCGTGTAATCAATGGAAGAAACTACGGTGTTGGTGAATATATTTCGCGTTCCTGGACAACCTATCAGAAAGGGCAGACCGGACTTCCTGAGGCTGTTCTAAAAACAGTTGATTCAGTAGAAGATTCTTATGCTGAATGGATAAAGGATTTGTTTGGTACCCTTACTATGATGGTGCCACTGCTTGAGCCGGAAACTGTATTTGTTCACGGGCAGCCAAAATTCCGCAGGGATTTCATGCTTGAGGTAATCAAAAAGAATGTACCTCAGTTTACTTCTATAATGGATTATTGTGGTTCTGAACTTGTGATCATGGATGATGATGCCTTTGGGATTTCTAAAGGTGCGGCTCTTATGTGCATTCAAAAATTATATGAAGTCCAGATTCTTGAAGCTAAGCCGTCTTATTCAATTTTGAAATGGGATGAACTTTTTGATCTGCATAAAAGAAGCAGATCAAAAAGTTTATTAGAGTTTTAG
- the putP gene encoding sodium/proline symporter PutP gives MTSQTIAMIIAFVLYLGLMVFVGLRNAKSNNSAADFFLGGRKVGPWVTALSAEASDSSAWLLMGLPGLCYLGGFKETFWTAFGLIVGTYLAWLFIAKPLRKCSVAFGDSITIPEFLTNRFKDKTHILSIVSVFFIVVFFTIYTASGFVACAKLFRSVFGLSWNTGLIIGFAIILSYTILGGYKAVCTTDFIQGSLIFIAFIISGIVIVATLGGFGNAVDQVSNFTNRALNGEFGSAMLKAFTGNKTFTPMSAISAFAWCLGYFGMPHIIIRFMGCRSNKELKTARRVGITWMIISYIGAVLIGTLGTAWLLNKGVILGADPAEVTTAGLKALGTGTQEAVFSETMIRMFPAFIAGIFLCGILAAAMSTADSQLLSASSAIGQDIFKGLIKKDASDKQVLLISRICVFIIAIVGLLLALNPNSSIFGLVSYAWAGFGGTFGPLIILALYWKKTTAPGAVAGLLAGGATVVAWHNLHGGIFDVYEILPAFIICLVVTIIVSLATKPDEDVLKTFYEYKKLED, from the coding sequence ATGACATCTCAGACAATTGCAATGATTATTGCCTTTGTTCTTTACCTTGGTCTCATGGTTTTTGTAGGCCTTCGTAATGCAAAGAGTAATAACTCAGCTGCAGACTTCTTCCTTGGCGGAAGAAAAGTCGGACCTTGGGTAACCGCCCTTTCGGCAGAAGCATCAGACTCTTCTGCATGGCTTTTAATGGGACTTCCAGGCCTCTGCTACCTCGGCGGTTTCAAAGAAACTTTCTGGACAGCCTTCGGACTTATCGTAGGAACTTACCTTGCATGGCTCTTTATTGCAAAACCATTGCGCAAATGCTCGGTAGCTTTTGGTGACTCAATCACAATCCCAGAATTCCTTACAAACCGTTTTAAAGACAAAACTCATATTCTTTCTATTGTATCAGTATTCTTTATTGTAGTTTTCTTTACTATTTATACAGCATCTGGCTTTGTAGCCTGTGCAAAACTTTTCCGCTCTGTTTTCGGACTCAGCTGGAATACAGGCCTCATTATTGGATTTGCAATCATTCTTTCTTACACAATCCTTGGTGGTTATAAAGCAGTTTGTACAACAGACTTTATCCAGGGAAGTTTGATTTTCATCGCTTTCATCATTTCTGGTATCGTAATCGTAGCAACTCTCGGAGGCTTTGGAAACGCAGTTGATCAGGTTTCAAACTTTACAAACCGCGCTCTTAACGGTGAGTTTGGTTCTGCTATGCTCAAGGCTTTCACAGGAAACAAGACTTTTACACCAATGTCTGCAATTTCTGCATTTGCATGGTGTCTCGGATACTTTGGAATGCCACACATCATCATCCGCTTTATGGGCTGCCGTTCTAACAAAGAACTTAAGACTGCACGCCGCGTAGGTATCACATGGATGATTATTTCTTACATCGGTGCAGTTCTTATCGGAACTCTCGGTACAGCATGGCTTTTGAACAAGGGTGTTATTCTTGGTGCAGATCCAGCAGAAGTTACAACAGCAGGTCTTAAGGCTCTCGGAACAGGAACTCAGGAAGCAGTATTCAGCGAAACAATGATCCGCATGTTCCCAGCTTTCATTGCAGGTATCTTCCTCTGTGGTATTCTTGCCGCAGCTATGTCTACAGCAGACTCACAGCTTCTTTCAGCTTCTTCTGCTATCGGACAGGATATTTTCAAGGGACTTATCAAAAAGGATGCAAGCGATAAGCAGGTTCTTCTTATCAGCCGTATCTGTGTATTCATCATCGCTATTGTAGGACTTCTTCTCGCCCTCAATCCAAACAGCTCAATCTTCGGACTCGTTTCTTATGCTTGGGCAGGTTTCGGCGGAACTTTTGGTCCTCTTATCATACTCGCTCTTTACTGGAAAAAAACAACAGCGCCAGGAGCAGTTGCCGGCCTTCTTGCAGGCGGTGCTACTGTAGTAGCATGGCACAATCTCCATGGCGGTATCTTTGATGTATATGAGATTCTCCCTGCATTCATTATCTGTCTTGTAGTTACAATCATCGTTTCTCTGGCAACAAAACCAGACGAAGATGTTCTCAAGACTTTTTATGAATATAAGAAATTAGAAGACTAA
- a CDS encoding Mrp/NBP35 family ATP-binding protein, with translation MAECTHDCGSCSQDCSKRDLQVTLRAGSSVKKVIGIVSGKGGVGKSLVTSLLAARVNKDGFRSAILDADITGPSIPESFGVGEERATALEGEDALNPVVTDSGIQLMSMNFLLQNETDPVIWRGPVIAGAVKQFWTDVVWKDVDFMFVDMPPGTGDVPLTVFQSLPIDGIIVVSSPQQLVRVIVEKAVNMANMMNIPILGIVENMSYVKCPDCGKEITVFGKSNIDQIAKSFNIPVLARIPMQEETSRAVDAGDIESLDIPELKEAAETVEKLLKK, from the coding sequence ATGGCAGAATGTACACACGACTGCGGTTCTTGCAGTCAGGATTGTTCAAAGAGAGATTTGCAGGTAACTCTGCGAGCTGGTAGCAGTGTAAAAAAAGTTATTGGTATTGTCAGTGGAAAGGGCGGTGTAGGAAAGTCTCTTGTAACAAGTCTTCTTGCAGCCCGTGTAAATAAGGACGGCTTCCGTTCTGCTATTCTTGATGCAGATATTACTGGACCTTCTATTCCAGAAAGTTTTGGTGTAGGCGAAGAGCGTGCTACAGCCCTTGAGGGTGAAGATGCATTGAATCCTGTTGTAACAGATTCTGGAATTCAGCTTATGTCTATGAATTTCCTTCTTCAGAATGAAACAGATCCTGTTATCTGGCGTGGTCCTGTAATTGCAGGTGCTGTAAAACAGTTCTGGACAGATGTTGTATGGAAGGATGTAGATTTTATGTTCGTGGATATGCCACCGGGAACAGGTGATGTACCGCTTACAGTTTTCCAGTCACTTCCAATTGATGGAATTATTGTTGTAAGTTCACCTCAGCAGCTGGTTCGTGTAATCGTAGAAAAGGCTGTAAACATGGCTAATATGATGAACATTCCTATTCTTGGAATCGTTGAAAACATGAGCTATGTAAAGTGTCCCGATTGCGGTAAAGAAATTACAGTATTCGGTAAGAGTAATATTGATCAGATTGCAAAGAGCTTTAATATTCCTGTTCTTGCCCGCATTCCTATGCAGGAAGAAACAAGCCGTGCAGTAGATGCTGGTGATATTGAGAGTCTGGATATTCCTGAACTCAAGGAAGCTGCAGAGACTGTTGAAAAACTGTTGAAAAAATAA
- a CDS encoding Trp family transcriptional regulator, whose amino-acid sequence MNDNKETKGISEEEISATIKELCHLILKSGDEAFIYDFFNCLFTKPELKDIANRWLLVKEIDAGTTQREIANKFAMSLCKITRGSRELNKEDSAFRKMLELLKNQ is encoded by the coding sequence ATGAATGATAACAAAGAAACAAAGGGTATATCAGAGGAAGAAATTTCCGCTACTATAAAAGAGCTTTGTCACCTTATTTTAAAGTCTGGTGACGAAGCTTTTATTTATGATTTTTTCAACTGCCTTTTTACAAAGCCTGAACTTAAAGATATTGCAAACAGATGGCTGCTCGTAAAGGAAATTGATGCTGGTACAACACAACGTGAGATTGCAAATAAGTTTGCAATGTCTCTTTGTAAGATTACCCGCGGTTCACGTGAGCTTAATAAGGAAGACAGCGCCTTTAGAAAAATGCTGGAATTATTAAAAAATCAGTAA
- a CDS encoding ankyrin repeat domain-containing protein, with product MDRKKSLFENLAFAGLTGLLLFSGCASKPVSTKQTPQQLIMQNRKAEAMQEFVMPADINAADENGNTVLHIAAMVNDADLVSFFIIKGADPELKNFEGDTPLHVAIKNYSYEAAKTLASISNTLFSRDSEGVTALDRGLMESEDYYDIFITPKAAELRDVDGQTIVHYFVRTKNIKGICKCISEEIPISVLDDNGKTPLDVAFENLDDEDSVEIAAELIMGGADEVVTEFSYFQDAMLARNVNSRFDDGQTPLHLAAIYGHNAIAKYLLENNADTTVQDSSGATPLHEAVRYGNVEIIKSLLNSGANVNARDNLGKTPVMLILPKDKTAEIYKLLITYRADLSQKDMFGDTVLHTASMLNVGASTFSVLINGGADVNARNKEGVTPLAIAVQKNDLETVKLLTSAGADIHTQDTNGDSPLSIALAGSSEMLEAVVNEANAGFTDSNGNTPLHLALLCDAPLAKIQYIISLMKDVNTRNKDGNSALFLAILKNRQKVGELLLAKNADIFSTNTNNNSPLRLALKYGGTVQDWLITSKTIKSKDGTGNTVLHYAAEWQYKDAINSLVMKGADIGAKNANGETALFSAVKTNNPSVIQTVVDCGADIQARDNLGSTAMHTAVRWDAPASIDKLLSLGINVNAQNTSGKSPLAEAVVAGKFDIAKKLLASGADPNVCDSNGVTVLMDAIRGCSKDSVQLLLKYGANPNVQEVNGRNAYHEAAYMADVDIIKLIRNAGGNPLSRDKQGNTPFSIVVKKDINVIREVLGNNYTITDSDGNTPVHIVVKAKASDELLQTLIDEGYPVDTRNADGYTALNYAIEADSVKTALVLLENGANPFQQIDKKGKNGISIALEKGNKKMISNIVKYAGKMTDVQGNTILHYAAKTSDTAMVKTLISYGIDKTVKNVSGDTAYTIAVRWRRPEIAALLK from the coding sequence ATGGATAGAAAAAAATCACTATTCGAAAATCTTGCTTTTGCCGGATTAACTGGACTTCTTTTATTTTCCGGCTGTGCTTCTAAACCTGTATCTACAAAACAGACACCTCAACAACTCATTATGCAGAACCGCAAGGCAGAGGCAATGCAGGAATTTGTAATGCCTGCAGATATCAATGCCGCTGATGAGAATGGAAATACGGTACTTCATATTGCAGCAATGGTTAATGATGCTGATCTTGTGTCTTTCTTTATCATTAAGGGAGCCGATCCTGAACTTAAGAATTTTGAAGGTGATACACCTCTGCATGTTGCAATTAAAAACTATTCATATGAAGCTGCAAAAACACTGGCTTCAATAAGTAATACACTTTTTTCTCGTGACAGTGAAGGAGTAACTGCTCTTGACCGCGGTCTTATGGAAAGTGAAGATTATTATGACATTTTCATTACTCCAAAAGCAGCTGAGCTTCGTGATGTTGATGGGCAGACAATAGTTCATTATTTTGTCAGAACAAAAAATATTAAAGGTATTTGTAAATGTATTTCTGAAGAAATTCCAATTTCTGTATTAGATGATAATGGAAAAACTCCTCTTGATGTTGCTTTTGAAAATCTTGATGATGAAGATTCTGTTGAAATTGCTGCAGAACTCATTATGGGCGGTGCAGATGAAGTAGTAACTGAATTTTCATATTTCCAGGATGCAATGCTTGCACGTAATGTTAATTCACGTTTTGATGATGGTCAGACTCCACTTCATCTTGCCGCAATTTACGGACACAATGCAATTGCAAAATATCTGCTTGAAAATAATGCTGATACAACCGTTCAGGACAGTTCTGGTGCAACCCCTCTGCATGAAGCTGTTCGTTACGGAAATGTGGAAATCATAAAATCTCTGCTTAATTCCGGTGCAAATGTTAATGCCCGTGATAATCTTGGAAAAACACCAGTAATGCTTATTCTTCCAAAAGATAAAACTGCAGAAATTTATAAGCTTCTTATAACTTATCGTGCAGACCTTTCTCAGAAGGATATGTTTGGTGATACAGTGCTTCATACAGCTTCAATGCTGAATGTTGGTGCTTCTACTTTCTCTGTTCTCATAAATGGTGGAGCAGATGTAAATGCCCGAAATAAGGAAGGTGTAACACCGCTTGCAATTGCTGTTCAGAAAAATGATCTTGAAACAGTAAAACTTCTTACATCTGCCGGTGCAGATATTCATACACAGGATACAAACGGCGATTCTCCACTTTCAATTGCACTTGCCGGTTCTTCAGAAATGCTTGAAGCAGTTGTAAATGAAGCAAATGCTGGCTTTACAGATTCAAATGGTAATACTCCGCTTCATCTGGCTCTTTTGTGTGATGCTCCATTAGCAAAAATCCAGTACATCATAAGCCTTATGAAAGATGTAAATACAAGAAATAAGGATGGTAACTCAGCTTTATTCCTTGCTATTCTTAAAAACCGTCAGAAGGTAGGGGAGCTTCTTCTTGCAAAGAATGCAGATATCTTCTCTACAAACACAAATAATAATTCACCATTGCGTCTTGCTTTGAAATACGGTGGTACAGTTCAGGACTGGCTCATCACTTCTAAAACAATCAAGTCAAAAGACGGAACTGGAAACACAGTTCTTCATTATGCCGCTGAGTGGCAATATAAGGATGCAATTAACAGTCTTGTAATGAAGGGTGCTGATATTGGTGCTAAAAATGCAAATGGAGAAACAGCTCTTTTTAGTGCAGTAAAAACAAATAATCCTAGTGTAATTCAGACAGTTGTAGATTGTGGAGCTGATATTCAGGCCCGCGATAATCTTGGAAGTACAGCAATGCATACTGCTGTTCGCTGGGATGCTCCTGCTTCTATTGATAAACTTCTTTCTCTTGGAATCAATGTAAACGCACAGAATACATCAGGAAAATCACCATTGGCCGAGGCTGTCGTTGCAGGAAAATTTGATATTGCTAAGAAACTTCTTGCATCGGGCGCAGATCCTAATGTTTGTGATTCGAATGGTGTAACAGTTCTGATGGATGCAATTCGTGGCTGCAGCAAAGACAGTGTTCAGCTGCTTTTGAAGTATGGTGCAAATCCAAATGTTCAGGAAGTAAACGGCCGCAATGCTTATCACGAAGCTGCTTATATGGCTGATGTTGATATCATTAAACTCATCAGAAATGCAGGTGGAAATCCTTTGTCGCGCGACAAACAGGGAAATACTCCGTTCTCAATTGTTGTTAAGAAAGATATAAACGTAATCCGTGAAGTACTTGGAAATAATTATACAATTACTGACAGTGATGGAAATACACCTGTTCATATTGTTGTAAAAGCAAAGGCTTCTGATGAGCTCCTTCAGACATTGATTGATGAGGGCTATCCTGTAGATACAAGAAATGCAGACGGATATACAGCCCTTAATTATGCAATTGAAGCTGATTCGGTAAAAACTGCACTTGTTCTGCTTGAAAACGGAGCAAATCCATTCCAGCAGATTGATAAGAAGGGTAAAAACGGAATCTCAATTGCTCTTGAAAAAGGCAATAAGAAAATGATTTCGAATATTGTAAAATACGCAGGAAAGATGACAGACGTTCAGGGTAATACAATCCTTCACTATGCAGCTAAAACCAGTGATACAGCCATGGTAAAGACTTTGATTTCTTATGGAATTGATAAGACAGTGAAAAATGTATCAGGTGATACTGCGTATACAATTGCAGTACGCTGGCGCCGTCCAGAAATTGCGGCGCTCTTAAAGTAA
- a CDS encoding uracil-xanthine permease family protein — MDLIYGIKDKPRFGKVVLFALQQLLAIMAATIAVPAIIGHGLTASAALFGAGVGTIVYLLFTKSSSPVFLGSSFAFIGSMFSAFAGAATLGLSEQAGYWGLIIGALMAGLVYVIIAIIVKFCGVEWINKLMPPVIIGPTVAIIGLSLSGNAIGDLMKSSVEGGSTYVALICGLFTLAITMLFSTYGKKVGRLIPFILGILAGYLLATLFAIIGNLIDNPALIVINYGAVKALDFSKFSGYISLPKFTFLLGGTEGLKAVSGKYLLTLFSAYVPVAFVVFAEHLADHKNLSAIVGKDLLKEPGLTRTLLGDGVGTIVSTAFGGCPNTTYGESIGCVAITRNASTISIWGCAIICIIFSMISPLVAFLETIPNCVMGGVCVALYGFIAVSGFKMFQSVDLNKNKNLFVASVIFITGVGGMVVSFGAVEIRTVACALILGILTNLMLSNEED; from the coding sequence ATGGATTTGATTTACGGAATCAAGGACAAGCCACGTTTTGGTAAGGTTGTGCTGTTTGCTTTGCAGCAGCTTCTCGCAATTATGGCAGCAACTATTGCTGTCCCAGCTATTATTGGACACGGACTGACAGCTTCCGCTGCTCTTTTCGGTGCAGGTGTAGGTACAATTGTTTACCTTCTCTTCACAAAGAGTTCAAGCCCTGTTTTCTTAGGAAGCTCATTTGCTTTCATTGGTTCAATGTTCAGTGCATTTGCTGGAGCTGCAACTCTCGGCCTTTCTGAGCAGGCTGGCTATTGGGGTCTTATTATCGGTGCCCTTATGGCAGGACTTGTTTATGTAATCATTGCAATAATCGTTAAATTCTGTGGTGTAGAATGGATCAATAAACTTATGCCACCAGTAATCATTGGACCTACAGTAGCAATTATCGGATTAAGTCTTTCTGGTAATGCAATCGGTGATCTTATGAAATCAAGTGTTGAAGGCGGAAGCACATATGTAGCTCTTATCTGCGGTCTTTTCACACTCGCTATCACAATGCTTTTCTCTACTTATGGTAAAAAAGTTGGAAGACTGATTCCTTTTATTCTCGGTATTCTTGCAGGTTATCTTCTTGCAACTCTCTTTGCAATTATTGGTAATCTTATTGATAATCCTGCACTCATCGTAATCAACTACGGTGCTGTAAAAGCCCTCGACTTCTCTAAGTTCTCAGGCTATATTTCACTTCCAAAGTTCACATTCCTTTTGGGTGGAACTGAAGGTCTTAAAGCTGTTTCTGGAAAATATCTATTGACTCTCTTCTCTGCTTATGTACCAGTTGCATTTGTTGTATTTGCAGAACACCTTGCTGACCACAAAAACCTTTCTGCAATTGTAGGAAAAGATCTTCTTAAAGAACCTGGTCTTACAAGAACTCTTCTTGGTGATGGTGTTGGTACAATCGTAAGTACAGCTTTCGGTGGTTGTCCAAACACAACTTATGGAGAATCTATTGGATGTGTTGCTATTACACGTAATGCTTCAACAATCTCTATCTGGGGATGTGCAATTATCTGTATTATCTTCTCTATGATTTCTCCACTCGTAGCTTTCCTTGAAACAATTCCTAACTGTGTAATGGGTGGCGTTTGTGTTGCCCTCTACGGATTCATCGCCGTTTCAGGTTTCAAGATGTTCCAGTCTGTAGACCTCAACAAGAACAAGAACCTCTTCGTAGCATCTGTAATCTTTATTACTGGTGTAGGTGGAATGGTAGTAAGCTTCGGAGCTGTTGAAATCAGAACTGTAGCATGTGCATTGATTCTTGGTATTTTGACTAACCTCATGCTCTCTAACGAAGAAGACTAA